In Leptodactylus fuscus isolate aLepFus1 chromosome 2, aLepFus1.hap2, whole genome shotgun sequence, one genomic interval encodes:
- the KBTBD3 gene encoding kelch repeat and BTB domain-containing protein 3: protein MDSFGRAVCNGYLSAEKKSFSLVAESHGQQILTILQNFREQNIFFDFSIIVKDESIPCHRCVLAASSDFFRAMFEVNMKERDDGSVTISNLSPKAVKTFLDYAYTGKAEITEENVDMLFQISSFLQVPLLAKACSDFLIKTIDTSNCLQLLSLSDSYGSTRLFERALHFALRHFPLLTQSTDFMELNVGVLEKCLEDDDLSVPDEEFVLMAILAWTKHSTEKRERFFPKLISKVRLHQLSQSVLQNVLDSEEQLLRSTDCFSKIRNAIQCVESFGGLYPDARISTTEKYIFVHKTAEDGETQYTFCYNIKTDKWMELPQIHIVDLPGSSLSSFGEKIFITGGCTGGCCRAVRLHIAEPHHEATDQTWCYCPSSNNSVLVPAMKKPRTMHTSVMALNQLFVIGGKTKGAQDIRSLLDVEAYNPLTKEWKSVGPLPRGIYYPEASACKSFIYVLGSEVEITDAFNPSLDCFFKYNADTDQWCELVAEFGQFFHATLIKAVPVNSTLYICDLSTYKVYSFCPDTCVWKGEGSFECAGFNAGAVGIEDKIYILGGDYAPDEITDEVQVYHSNRSEWEEVSPMPRALTEFYCEVIQFNKCRDPWGVSHL from the exons ATGGATTCATTCGGGAGAGCAGTATGCAATGGATACTTATCTGCTGAAAAGAAGTCATTCTCCCTGGTGGCAGAAAGTCATGGACAGCAAATATTAACCATTCTGCAGAACTTCAGAGAGCAAAACATATTCTTTGACTTCAGCATAATTGTGAAGGATGAATCCATTCCATGCCACCGTTGCGTGTTGGCAGCTAGCAGTGACTTCTTCAG GGCCATGTTTGAAGTAAATATGAAGGAAAGAGATGATGGAAGTGTCACCATCAGCAATCTGTCACCAAAAGCTGTCAAAACCTTCTTGGATTATGCTTACACAGGTAAAGCCGAGATTACAGAAGAGAACGTGGATATGCTCTTTCAGATATCCTCCTTTCTCCAGGTGCCTCTACTTGCCAAGGCGTGTAGTGACTTTTTAATTAAGACCATCGACACAAGTAACTGTTTACAGCTATTGTCGTTGTCGGATAGCTACGGATCCACCCGTCTGTTTGAACGTGCCTTACACTTCGCTCTGCGCCATTTCCCTTTGCTAACGCAATCTACGGACTTTATGGAGTTGAACGTCGGAGTGCTAGAGAAATGTCTGGAGGACGATGACTTGAGTGTGCCAGACGAAGAGTTTGTGCTCATGGCCATTCTCGCTTGGACTAAACATAGTACAGAAAAGCGCGAGAGGTTTTTCCCAAAGTTGATAAGTAAAGTCCGACTACATCAGTTATCGCAATCTGTTCTACAAAACGTCTTAGATTCTGAGGAGCAATTATTAAGAAGCACAGATTGTTTCTCGAAGATCCGTAATGCCATACAATGCGTGGAAAGTTTTGGAGGGTTATACCCAGACGCCCGCATTTCCACCACCGAGAAGTATATTTTTGTCCATAAAACTGCTGAAGATGGAGAAACGCAGTATACGTTTTGCTACAATATCAAAACTGATAAATGGATGGAGCTTCCACAGATACATATCGTTGACCTTCCAGGTTCTAGCTTGTCTAGTTTTGGAGAGAAGATCTTCATCACGGGAGGATGTACAGGTGGCTGCTGTCGTGCTGTCAGGCTTCATATTGCTGAGCCTCACCATGAAGCCACCGACCAAACCTGGTGCTATTGTCCTTCAAGCAATAACTCTGTCCTAGTACCAGCCATGAAAAAACCAAGAACCATGCACACCTCCGTCATGGCCCTCAATCAGTTGTTTGTGATTGGTGGGAAAACCAAAGGAGCACAAGACATACGGAGTCTTCTAGACGTCGAGGCTTATAATCCTTTAACTAAGGAATGGAAGTCGGTTGGACCATTGCCAAGAGGGATATACTACCCTGAGGCAAGCGCGTGCAAGTCCTTCATTTACGTACTCGGATCTGAAGTGGAGATTACCGATGCTTTTAACCCTTCCCTTGACTGTTTCTTTAAGTATAACGCAGACACGGATCAATGGTGTGAACTCGTAGCAGAATTTGGCCAGTTTTTTCACGCCACGTTAATCAAAGCCGTGCCAGTGAATAGCACCTTGTACATCTGTGACCTTTCCACGTACAAAGTTTACAGCTTCTGTCCCGACACTTGCGTGTGGAAGGGTGAAGGATCTTTCGAGTGTGCTGGCTTTAATGCAGGGGCAGTGGGTATTGAAGATAAAATTTATATCCTAGGCGGCGACTATGCCCCTGATGAAATCACTGATGAAGTGCAAGTCTACCATAGCAATCGGTCTGAGTGGGAGGAAGTGTCTCCCATGCCCCGGGCATTAACAGAATTTTACTGTGAGGTCATTCAGTTCAATAAATGCAGGGATCCTTGGGGTGTAAGCCATTTGTAA